One Danio aesculapii chromosome 11, fDanAes4.1, whole genome shotgun sequence genomic region harbors:
- the hesx1 gene encoding homeobox expressed in ES cells 1 — MASLTNSPSVFTIDSILGLDRPEQRTCPYRPWTDVKPACQNRRVVTENDAPVDVRVNEDGKSFSKSPTDSYRRTLNWYIGRRPRTAFSSVQIKILESVFQVNSYPGIDIREELAKKLHLDEDRIQIWFQNRRAKLKRSHRESQFLMVKNVLSDLQTGREKH, encoded by the exons ATGGCTTCTCTTACAAACAGCCCGTCTGTGTTTACCATCGACAGCATCCTGGGACTGGACCGACCGGAGCAGAGAACATGTCCTTACAGGCCCTGGACAG ACGTGAAGCCAGCCTGTCAGAATCGTCGAGTAGTGACAGAAAATGATGCTCCAGTGGATGTGAGAGTAAATGAAGATGGTAAATCTTTCAGTAAATCACCAACTGACTCGTACAGGAGAACACTGAACTGGTACATCGGGCGCAGGCCGAGAACAGCCTTTTCCAGTGTTCAG ATCAAGATATTAGAGAGTGTTTTTCAGGTGAACTCATACCCAGGCATTGATATACGTGAAGAACTTGCGAAGAAGCTTCATTTAGATGAGGACAGAATTCAG ATTTGGTTCCAGAACAGAAGAGCGAAGCTGAAGCGTTCGCACAGAGAGTCTCAGTTCCTCATGGTGAAAAACGTCCTCAGCGATTTACAAACCGGCAGAGAAAAACACTGA